Proteins from a single region of Haemorhous mexicanus isolate bHaeMex1 chromosome 4, bHaeMex1.pri, whole genome shotgun sequence:
- the COPS4 gene encoding COP9 signalosome complex subunit 4, translated as MAAGAVRQDLAQLMNSSGSHKDLAGKYRQILEKAIQLSGVEQLEALKAFVEAMVNENVSLVISRQLLTDFCTHLPSLPDSTAKEIYHFTLEKIQPRVISFEEQVASIRQHLASIYEKEEDWRNAAQVLVGIPLETGQKQYNVDYKLETYLKIARLYLEDDDPVQAEAYINRASLLQNESTNEQLQIHYKVCYARVLDYRRKFIEAAQRYNELSYKSIVHETERLEALKHALHCTILASAGQQRSRMLATLFKDERCQQLAAYGILEKMYLDRIIRGNQLQEFAAMLMPHQKATTADGSSILDRAVIEHNLLSASKLYNNITFEELGALLEIPAAKAEKIASQMITEGRMNGFIDQIDGIVHFETREALPTWDKQIQSLCFQVNNLLEKISQTAPEWTAQAMEAQMAQ; from the exons atggcggcgggcGCGGTGAGGCAGGACCTGGCGCAGCTGATGAACTCCAGCGGCTCCCACAAGGACCTGGCGGGAAA GTACCGTCAAATACTGGAAAAAGCCATTCAGCTGTCGGGTGTGGAGCAGCTTGAAGCTCTCAAAGCTTTTGTAGAAGCAA TGGTGAATGAGAATGTGAGTCTGGTGATCTCACGGCAGCTGCTGACAGATTTCTGTACACATCTTCCAAGTCTCCCTGACAGCACAGCCAAAGAAATTTACCACTTCACCTTGGAAAAGATACAGCCCAGAGTTATTTCATTTGAAGAACAG GTGGCTTCAATAAGGCAACATCTTGCATCAATCTATGAGAAAGAAGAAGACTGGAGAAATGCAGCACAAGTGTTGGTGGGGATCCCTTTGGAAACAGGGCAAAA GCAGTACAATGTAGATTATAAACTTGAGACCTACCTGAAAATTGCCAGGCTGTATCTGGAGGATGATGACCCAGTTCAAGCAGAAGCTTACATCAACCGAGCTTCCCTGCTTCAGAATGAATCAACTAATGAACAGCTGCAAATCCATTATAAG GTTTGCTATGCTCGAGTGCTCGACTACAGGAGGAAGTTCATCGAGGCTGCCCAGAGGTACAACGAGCTGTCCTACAAGAGCATAGTCCATGAGACTGAGCGGCTGGAGGCACTGAAACACGCACTGCATTGTACTATTTTGGCATCAGCAG GACAACAGCGTTCCCGCATGCTTGCTACTCTCTTCAAGGATGAGAGATGCCAGCAGCTTGCAGCCTATGGGATCTTGGAGAAAATGTATCTGGACAGAATTATCCGTGGAAATCAACTGCAAGAGTTTGCAGCCATGCTAATGCCTCACCAGAAAGCGACTACAGCTGATG GTTCCAGTATTCTGGACAGAGCTGTTATTGAACACAACTTACTATCTGCAAGCAAACTTTACAACAACATTACCTTTGAAGAGCTTGGAGCGTTACTAGAGATCCCTGCAGCCAAG GCAGAGAAGATCGCTTCTCAGATGATAACTGAGGGTCGCATGAATGGATTTATTGATCAGATTGATGGAATTGTTCACTTTGAGA ccCGTGAAGCTTTGCCAACTTGGGACAAGCAGATTCAGTCCCTGTGTTTCCAGGTGAACAACCTGCTGGAGAAGATCAGTCAGACAGCCCCGGAGTGGACGGCACAAGCCATGGAGGCCCAGATGGCTCAGTGA